One segment of Penaeus vannamei isolate JL-2024 chromosome 3, ASM4276789v1, whole genome shotgun sequence DNA contains the following:
- the LOC138866443 gene encoding uncharacterized protein — translation MVSEESRASGTRRQSGANGAVDEWDKSDEWDEWGKSDEWDEWGKSDEWDKSDEWDEWDKSYEWDKWGKSDEWDEWDKSDEWDEWDKSDEWDEWGKPDEWDKSDEWDEWGKSYEWDKWGKSDEWDEWDKSDEWDEWGKPDEWDEWDKSDEWDEWGKSDEWDEWGKPDEWDEWDKSDEWDEWGKSDEWDEWGKSDEWDEWDKSDEWDKSDEWDEWDKPDEWDEWAIDAWDEWAIDEWRKW, via the exons ATGGTGAGTGAGGAGAGCAGAGCGAGTGGGACGAGGAGACAGAGTGGGGCAAATGGTGCGGTGGACGAGTGGGACAAATCAGACGAGTGGGACGAGTGGGGCAAATCAGACGAGTGGGACGAGTGGGGCAAATCAGACGAGTGGGACAAATCAGACGAGTGGGACGAGTGGGACAAATCATACGAGTGGGACAAGTGGGGCAAATCAGACGAGTGGGACGAGTGGGACAAATCAGACGAGTGGGACGAGTGGGACAAATCAGACGAGTGGGACGAGTGGGGCAAACCAGACGAGTGGGACAAATCAGACGAGTGGGACGAGTGGGGCAAATCATACGAGTGGGACAAGTGGGGCAAATCAGACGAGTGGGACGAGTGGGACAAATCAGACGAGTGGGACGAGTGGGGCAAACCAGACGAATGGGACGAGTGGGACAAATCAGACGAGTGGGACGAGTGGGGCAAATCAGACGAGTGGGACGAGTGGGGCAAACCAGACGAGTGGGACGAGTGGGACAAATCAGACGAGTGGGACGAGTGGGGCAAATCAGACGAGTGGGACGAGTGGGGCAAATCAGACGAGTGGGACGAGTGGGACAAATCAGACGAGTGGGACAAATCAGACGAGTGGGACGAGTGGGACAAACCAGACGAGTGGGACGAGTGGGCAATAGACGCGTGGGACGAGTGGGCAATAGACGAGTGGCGCAAATG GTGA